The following proteins are encoded in a genomic region of Peromyscus eremicus chromosome 14, PerEre_H2_v1, whole genome shotgun sequence:
- the Wdr20 gene encoding WD repeat-containing protein 20 isoform X3 gives MYLYNVEHTCGTTAPHYQLLKQGESFAVHTCKSKSTRNPLLKWTVGEGALNEFAFSPDGKFLACVSQDGFLRVFNFDSVELHGTMKSYFGGLLCVCWSPDGKYIVTGGEDDLVTVWSFLDCRVIARGHGHKSWVSVVAFDPYTTSVEESDPMEFSGSDEDFQDLLHFGRDRANSTQSRLSKRNSTDSRPVSVTYRFGSVGQDTQLCLWDLTEDILFPHQPLSRARTHTNVMNATSPPAGSNGNSVTTPGNSVPPPLPRSNSLPHSAVSSAGSKSSVMDGAIASGVSKFATLSLHDRKERHHEKDHKRNHSMGHISSKSSDKLNLVTKAKTDPAKTLGTSLCPRMEDVPLLEPLICKKIAHERLTVLVFLEDCIVTACQEGFICTWARPGKVPAEQFCRQEDRVQGVLQDQN, from the coding sequence ATGTACTTATATAATGTGGAGCACACTTGTGGCACCACAGCCCCCCACTACCAGCTTCTGAAGCAGGGAGAGAGCTTTGCCGTGCACACTTGCAAGAGCAAATCCACGAGGAACCCTCTCCTTAAGTGGACGGTGGGCGAGGGGGCCCTCAACGAGTTTGCTTTCTCCCCAGATGGCAAGTTCTTAGCGTGTGTGAGCCAGGACGGGTTTCTGCGTGTGTTCAACTTTGACTCAGTGGAGCTGCACGGTACAATGAAAAGCTACTTTGGGGGCTTGCTTTGTGTGTGCTGGAGCCCAGATGGCAAGTACATTGTGACAGGTGGAGAGGACGACTTGGTGACAGTCTGGTCCTTTCTAGACTGCCGAGTAATAGCTAGAGGCCATGGGCACAAATCCTGGGTCAGTGTTGTAGCATTTGATCCCTATACTACTAGCGTAGAAGAAAGTGACCCTATGGAGTTTAGTGGCAGTGACGAGGACTTCCAGGACCTTCTTCATTTTGGCAGAGATCGAGCGAACAGTACACAGTCTAGGCTGTCCAAACGGAACTCTACAGACAGCCGTCCTGTAAGTGTTACCTATCGGTTTGGTTCAGTGGGTCAGGATACACAGCTGTGTTTATGGGACCTTACAGAAGACATCCTTTTCCCTCATCAACCCCTCTCAAGAGCAAGGACACATACAAATGTCATGAATGCCACAAGTCCGCCTGCCGGAAGCAATGGGAACAGTGTCACTACGCCTGGGAACTCTGTGCCCCCTCCATTGCCACGGTCCAATAGCCTTCCACATTCAGCGGTCTCCAGTGCTGGTAGCAAAAGCAGCGTCATGGACGGGGCCATTGCCTCTGGGGTCAGCAAGTTTGCAACTCTGTCTCTGCACGACCGGAAGGAGAGACACCATGAGAAAGACCACAAACGAAACCATAGTATGGGACACATTTCCAGCAAGAGCAGTGACAAACTGAATCTAGTTACGAAAGCCAAAACGGACCCAGCTAAAACTCTGGGAACATCGCTGTGTCCTCGGATGGAAGATGTTCCCTTGTTAGAGCCGCTGATCTGTAAAAAGATAGCTCATGAAAGACTGACTGTATTGGTATTTCTTGAAGACTGTATAGTCACTGCTTGTCAGGAGGGATTTATTTGCACATGGGCAAGGCCTGGTAAAGTG